Part of the Streptomyces sp. RFCAC02 genome is shown below.
CGCGATGAGCACGGCGGTGTGCAGCGCGGTGATCTTCGCGCAGTCCACGGCGTGGTCGAGCCACTCCCCCGCCGGGCTGCCGGTGCCGCACAGGCGGGCGAGCTGCCCGTCGGCCGCGTCGAGGGCGAAGCCGCCGGCCAGCGCCGCCCAGACGCCGGCGGCCAGCGGCCAGGACGGCGGCAGGAGCGCGACGGCTGCGACGCCGGCGAGGCTGAGCAGGGCGCTCGCGGCCGTGACCCCGTTCGGGGTGAGGCCGGCGCGGTGGGCGGCGGCGGCGCAGACGCGGCCGGCGGGCCGGTTGACGTACCGGGAGTAGAGGGAGACGCCGCGCGCCGTCTTCTGCGCGTCGCGCAGCCGCGCGAGGGCCGCGCGGAACGTCATGGCCGGCTCCGTGCGCGTGTCCCCCACCGTCGCCGCCTCCCGCCCCCGCGTCCCGGCCCGCATCATCGCATGCGCGCCCGGGGGGTGCGGCCGTTGTCGGCCGGAGTCGATACGATGCGTGGGCCGGACTGGAGACGACGGGGAGGGGCCACGATGCGGCTGCGAGCACGGCTCGCCAGGGCGACGGCGGCGGTGACGGCCACGCTGGCGCTGGCGGGCGGTCTGTCGGGGTGCATGACGGTGCACGGCGAAGAGGCCGTGGTGCCGGCGGCCACCCCCGAGGAGGCCGCGGCGGCGCTCGACCGCTACGTCGACATCAGCAACGAGGCGAAGGGCGTCAACGACGCCGAGCGCAACAAGGACATCGAGGACGGCGGCCTCGGCGCCATCGACTTCGCGGGCCTCACCGCCCGGCACGACGTGTACGGCGAGGACGATCCCGACTTCGAGCCGCTCGCGGTGTCCGACACGGAGTTCCACATCCCGCAGCAGGCGGCGTGGCCGAAGTTCTTCGTCGCCGACACGGCCACCAACCAGGGCCACAACCGCTGGCTGATGTTCTTCACGCGCGACTCGGTCGACGAGGACTGGCGCGTGACGTACCTGTCGTCACTGCCGGCCGCGCAGATCCCCGAGTTCGCCGAGGACGAGGACGGTTATCTGGAGGACATACCGGTCGGTGAGGAGTCGGGGCTCGCGATCGAGCCGTCCGAGATCAGCACCGCGTACACGGTCTACCTGCAGAGCGAGACCGGCCCGTTCGCGGCCGGCCCCTACACCAGCGAGACCCGGGCGAACCGCGACCAGGTGAACAGCGGCGCCCAGTCGCTGACCGAGTTCCGCGATTCGCCGCCCGACCTCGACGAGAACCCGGACTACGCGCCGCTGGCCATGCGGCTGGCGGACGGCTCCGCCTTCGTCATGTTCACGACCCAGCACGACCAGCGGCTCACCATGGCCTCGGGCGAGGTCATCCCGGCCGAGAGCATCGGCGAGCTGACCGCGGCCCTCATGGAGGAGGACCCGGAGGACGGGCTGGAGTGGATGACGCTCCACCTCGTCGGGATACAGGCCGCCGTGGTGCCGCAGGGCGAGGGCGAGGTCCAGGTGATCGGCCA
Proteins encoded:
- a CDS encoding CDP-alcohol phosphatidyltransferase family protein; the encoded protein is MTFRAALARLRDAQKTARGVSLYSRYVNRPAGRVCAAAAHRAGLTPNGVTAASALLSLAGVAAVALLPPSWPLAAGVWAALAGGFALDAADGQLARLCGTGSPAGEWLDHAVDCAKITALHTAVLIAFHRHFALPDDGWLLVPPVFQLAHIMIFFGGLLADKLTPRPAAPPPHAPPPSRLRALALLPADYGTLCALFLLLGDEGLFRAAYAVLAGVYVVFCAAFSVRWFRALSAAGAAGSASAASAARR